A stretch of DNA from Esox lucius isolate fEsoLuc1 chromosome 18, fEsoLuc1.pri, whole genome shotgun sequence:
tatactgtatatattagcATCAGGGCTCATCATTTTCACCTTGGGTCAAACACATCCAgtaacagtcagtcagtatCATCCCCTACACCTTGACCCATCCATCCCTGTCTTAGGTGCAGGTCTCCTGGTAAGCCCTTATAATGCTCTCATAGGCAGGAGGCGGGGTCTGTGTGGCATGAAACCCCCTCAAACTACTACTGCTCCAGAACGACTCAGGCCTGGGTTGGGTGGAGGCAACCTGGGCTGGAGTTTGATGGGACAACCCAGCGGAAGGGCTCAGGATTGGGGTACGCGGTAGCGTGGTCTGGCTCCCTTCCTCAGCTTCCCGGGCGATCTGGCTACACTGGAGGAGGGGGTGGAAAGTAGAAGCCCTGAAACTGGACTTGCGACCCAAAGGGTCAGCCTGGTCCGGGGAGGAGGCCTGGCGGTGAAAGCTGAAAGCAGCACTGACCAGGCTGTTGTTGCTGCGTCGGTCATAGCTGCTGTTTCGGTTGAAGCCCGGGCGAGCCCGGGGGGAAGTGCGGGACGGGCGAGGTGGCGGGCGAGTAATGCTGACAGAGCCTGCCTTGCGACGGGACATCCAAGTCAGGAGCACATAGACCAGCGCCCCCAATAGGATGCCCACCGCAATGGATACACAGAATGCTATGATCAGGGGgactgggagggagagagaaagggacagaagGCACTTTTAGTTCATCATCTCTTTGTTTGAGGGAGGCACAGTAAGAGGTAAGGTTCTAAGAGAAGACATAAACCAACATTTTTTTATCTTGCAACATCATTTTAGTCTAACAAAAACTGCCCAAGTGTGACTCATTCATAGTAAGAACGTGGTTTCaagtttttagaaaaaaatattccatCCTCCAGGATTAAGCAGCGAGTCTAAACATTTTCCCCATGAAGGAAAGTTTTTAAGTCCAGCTTAGACATGTAGCCTACTGCCAAGCCTACAAATCACTATCCTATCAGAAACTTTGTTATGATGATGAACTAATGGAACTCTGCCAAGATGGCACCCCTTAACAACATAATCACAGTCCTTGTGTGGTGTTTATGAGACCAATTCCCCCAGAGGCACAAAACTGATAATATCTCCTTCCCACAAAATAAGGATCAACATTTTGTTTCCCGAAACGCATTTGCCACCACAACACGTCTCTTTGAAGAGAGAAAGGTACAAATCCCAGCGGACCACTTACAgcaaatcaaacaaatgtaattttattagtCTTCTACAATGTGTAAATTTGCTCTGCTACCATACTTCGTTTTTCATTTCCCTCCCTTGAAAATGGGAACAGCAGACGTGAAGTCAGTGGTCATCTGGAAATAACATTTGGGAGTATGGAGAAAAAACACATACTGAGAGGAAGTTTtccaaatatttgattttatgcAACTGTCCTTAGAATTACAAAGTCTGTCTTTATATGGCCTGTCAGGTCTGATAAATGCAGCTTTCTTTTGATGAGGAAATATTCAACTCTGGTTCTCATCATCATTAAACCGTAACATTCCAGTGAAAACAGAAAAGTCCCAACAGAATATCCACAACAAAAAAGGCACAACAGCTGAGAAAGAGAGCGTTGATAAAACTCACCAACATCAAATGATTTAAGAATTTCCAGGAAGAgatttgtgttgttttcagcCATAACTTTCTCTGCACTatcagagaagaagagagaatgtTACGCATCCAGAGTAGCTGTCCTTGGTTTCCTCACGGCTCTCTCGTTTTTTCCTATCCCTGATTAACGTTTTCTTATGTATCAGTCACTCTCTGCCCCGTCCCTTTCTAtccactcttcctccctcaCTTTCTCTGCCTATTCTTTCCTCCCTTGCTGTTTCTTCACCCTTCTCTTTTTCTGACACCCACTCTCTCTCgatcgctttctctctctctctcagtcacaGGAACTCAGCCACACAGGATTCCCTCCAAGGCCAGGCTGGTGGCTCTCCTGTTTGTGGAAGCAAAAACTCACTGTCACATTTCCTGCTTTTCTGTGTAAAATTAGCAATTGGGCTCTCTTATCTCTTCAGGACAGAGTTCCTCCTGGAGAGGTTGGGGCTGCCGTAATCACTTCCTGCACCATCATTTCCTTAGGTTTGATTAATGAGAAGAAACAATGTCACCCTTCCAAGGCCCAACCCCCCATCCCAGATCTTGCTTTCGTCATGGGATAGTCAAAAGCAATCTCGGATTTCAATTTCCCCCCAGAAATGATAAACATGCcagtttttctcattttattcATTCCACCACAAAGACCACAGTGCAGTCTGAACATCTAGGCTGGAGCTGAAAACCCCAAATGGCACAAATGGTGACAAATGTTATCTGAATGTATTAGACAACAAATAAGTAATGGAATAGTGAATATACTACGTATTGTCTGCCAGAGCAACAAAGCCTGCATGGGCCACCCAGGTCAGTCATGCCTAGGGTCATAGAGGTCCAGTAAAAACACTAAGCTCTgataagacagagaaaaagggcCCCCCGTTCAAGACAACCCTTAGTCACTTGACGTTTTCTCCCTACGATATTAGAGGACTGGACTGATGGAGTTTTATGAGGCTGCCTAGTCTTACTAGAAGACTAACTAGAGCTATCAGGGTACCGCTTTGACAATCCAATATATTAAAATTCGCTAAGGTGGTCAGAGGTAAAGGATAAAATCTAATTGGAATGTAGTGCTTAGCATAGCAGGGAGCTACTTGGCCCTGtgggtctctctccctctcccggCCTCTCCACTGGCAGAGGGAGACCTCGATCTCGGCAAGGACTTCCTTTCATTGTTACCCCGTGTCTCAAAACCCAACCAAAAGAACCAGCGAACGCCCATTTCACACTGTCAGATGGTATGTAGAGGCATTTTGTTCTGTTCAATCACATAGGATTTGTAAAATCACAGCTCACCTTCATTTAACCAGCTAAGTCAGTCTAGGTCTCTTTTACCGCTGAGCCCTGTATTgcagcaaataaaaacatacaaataggaaaagacacatttataacaaaccattccattgaaaaataaaaaggttattTATCAAGCACTTGAATTGCCTAATAGGCAACAAGTGAGGACATAGTAGGCAAAAGCTGTTTAACCTGACCCAAGTTAGGAGGTTTTTGTATTACAGTCTTATATACTAACATCAACTAATTTCTGACCATTCTGAAAGCCAGAGTCCCAGTCAACTGCATCATAGACAATGATGTGTGCGAAAGTTCATTCcagtaataaaacacaaagcTGCATGATAGATTGCATCTACTTAAAATTGGTTCTATGAAAAATGCACAttatacattaaaatgaatttCGTTAGATCAAACAGTTTATATTCTTACCTACACTGTTGCAGAGTACGGAAACTAAGCATTtcatgacaaatacaaacacttcaaacttGAACAGATAAAGGTAACTGAATTCAACAACTGACACTGAAATATTAATGCTTTGCAATCActtactttccaaaaataaacagaaatacaatttcAGTCAGGACAAAATAAGGAATAAGGCACAAGTGGGTTTGGTATATGCTCATTGTACCATGGCTAAGAAGCGTGATGCATCGTGCAGTGCCTTGACACAAGACTTAGCCGTGGATATAATCAATtatcacaaaccccagagattcCTTTTCactcttataaaccagttaccaatcTAGTTAGACCTGGATGGCTCTGTGCATGTGTGGCTGACTTTGGCAGTATATGTTTGTAGAACTGGTTACCTTAATAAACCTCTGCATCAAGCCTAATCCAGTTTTGGTTGATATTGCtacacttgtttttttgtgtgtgtgtttttaacat
This window harbors:
- the myct1a gene encoding myc target protein 1 homolog yields the protein MAENNTNLFLEILKSFDVVPLIIAFCVSIAVGILLGALVYVLLTWMSRRKAGSVSITRPPPRPSRTSPRARPGFNRNSSYDRRSNNSLVSAAFSFHRQASSPDQADPLGRKSSFRASTFHPLLQCSQIAREAEEGSQTTLPRTPILSPSAGLSHQTPAQVASTQPRPESFWSSSSLRGFHATQTPPPAYESIIRAYQETCT